A part of Paenarthrobacter sp. A20 genomic DNA contains:
- a CDS encoding DUF4389 domain-containing protein produces MKKPGHVVLLIVGIVLSLVGFTLAAAGAVATWLASSQNDGSFFTSPTERYTVSSRALVSPQLDAVGEGTPERLPFDVGTLRLRASATEAGREVFIGIAPQNEVDAYLAGVHHTELREVKFQPFRPVYTDIPGSSTPATPGAQQFWAASASGTGEQELTWNIAPGNWTVVVMNADASGGVSADLQAGFRSDLMRPAAMGLLFAGVLAILIGVPLLVLGAVGLGRGGGSPGQPPSTSPAARGPAPVSALNSPLHFTGQLDAALSPWLWLVKWFLAIPHFFVLFFLWFAFAVTSIIAWFAILITGRYPLSLFHFNVGVLRWNWRVAFYAYAAGGTDHYPPFSLSRTDYPANVEVVYPARLSRGLVLVKSWLLLIPHLLIVGAFTGTATWAWRTEDGPAGVINDRGGGLSLLGLLVLIALVILLFTGSYPRPLFAFIMGINRWVYRVLIYGALLRDEYPPFRLDQGAFDPEQLQPPNADGRAGLQ; encoded by the coding sequence ATGAAAAAACCAGGTCATGTTGTCCTCCTCATTGTCGGCATTGTTCTGTCTTTGGTCGGCTTCACGTTGGCCGCGGCAGGTGCGGTAGCGACATGGCTTGCCTCTTCCCAAAACGACGGATCATTCTTCACCTCCCCAACAGAGCGGTACACGGTTTCGTCCCGGGCATTGGTCTCCCCCCAACTCGATGCGGTGGGCGAGGGCACGCCCGAAAGGCTTCCCTTCGACGTCGGAACCCTCAGGCTCCGTGCCTCCGCGACGGAAGCCGGGCGTGAAGTCTTCATTGGCATTGCACCCCAGAACGAGGTGGACGCATACCTTGCAGGGGTGCACCACACTGAGTTGCGTGAAGTGAAGTTCCAACCCTTCCGGCCCGTTTACACGGACATTCCAGGATCATCCACCCCTGCAACGCCCGGTGCGCAACAGTTCTGGGCAGCCTCGGCCTCCGGAACGGGCGAGCAGGAACTCACGTGGAACATCGCCCCCGGTAATTGGACTGTGGTGGTGATGAACGCTGACGCCAGCGGTGGCGTCTCCGCAGATCTGCAGGCCGGTTTCCGTTCTGACCTCATGAGGCCTGCCGCAATGGGCCTGTTGTTCGCCGGCGTCCTGGCCATCCTTATCGGCGTTCCGCTGTTGGTGTTGGGCGCCGTAGGTCTGGGCCGTGGCGGAGGATCACCGGGGCAACCCCCTTCGACATCACCGGCAGCGCGAGGACCCGCACCGGTAAGCGCCCTTAACTCTCCGCTTCATTTCACCGGCCAGCTGGACGCCGCATTGTCGCCGTGGCTGTGGCTGGTGAAATGGTTCCTCGCCATCCCCCATTTCTTCGTGCTGTTTTTCCTCTGGTTCGCGTTCGCCGTCACCAGCATCATTGCTTGGTTCGCCATCCTTATTACTGGCCGCTACCCGCTGTCCCTCTTTCATTTCAATGTCGGCGTCCTCCGATGGAACTGGCGCGTGGCCTTCTATGCCTACGCCGCAGGCGGGACCGATCACTATCCTCCGTTCAGCCTCTCCCGGACGGACTACCCGGCGAACGTGGAGGTGGTTTATCCGGCCCGCCTCTCCCGGGGCCTGGTTCTTGTAAAGTCCTGGTTGCTGCTCATACCGCACCTGTTGATCGTGGGGGCGTTCACAGGAACGGCGACGTGGGCTTGGAGAACCGAGGACGGACCCGCCGGCGTGATCAACGATCGCGGCGGCGGACTGTCCTTGCTGGGTCTGCTGGTCCTCATCGCTTTGGTAATCCTGTTGTTTACCGGCAGCTACCCGCGACCCCTGTTCGCCTTCATCATGGGCATCAACCGATGGGTGTACCGCGTGCTCATCTACGGAGCCCTGCTGCGCGACGAATATCCGCCGTTCCGTCTGGATCAGGGTGCCTTCGATCCCGAGCAACTGCAGCCCCCAAACGCTGACGGAAGGGCCGGCCTGCAGTGA
- the ppsA gene encoding phosphoenolpyruvate synthase, with translation MEPAIEESYVTWFEDIGMGDVPEVGGKNASLGELTTSLRSAGVKVPDGFATTSGAYRKFLAANGLESVISHSMSELRSGRLSLRETGHAIRDAMLAGEFPSGLIEGIRHNYRRLGERAGQERLAVAVRSSATAEDLPDASFAGQQETFLNISGESALLDACRRCFVSLFTDRAISYREIKGFGHLDVALSIGVQRMVRSDIGASGVMFSIDTESGFPQSVVISAAWGLGETVVQGTINPDKYQVFKPLLDNPALVPVIERSVGSKERKMVYRLGGTASTAMVETTDKERRATVLPDIDIIKLARWAVSVEDHYGRPMDMEWAKDGVTGELFMVQARPETVQAQKSGTLFRMYHLGQDGRLLASGAAVGNSIAVGPVCIIRDAKDIEAFVDGAILVTRMTDPDWVPVMKRAAGIVTDHGGPTSHAAIVSRELGVPAVVGTGDATDALAGREVVTLSCAEGEEGHVYDGMLDFEVEEVDTGSLSETRTDIMVNIASPAAAFTWWRLPAAGVGLARMEFIINNLIRVHPMALIHPELVMDDAESAVIEQLTRGYTSPEEYFVSVLATGIAKIAAPFHPKPVVVRLSDFKSNEYGHLIGGSFFEHPEENPMLGFRGASRYYNKHYREAFALECLAVKRAREVIGFSNVIVMVPFCRTVDEADKVLNAMSENGLVRGEHGLRVYMMCEIPSNVVLAEQFARRFDGFSIGSNDLTQLVLGVDRDSEQLAGLFDERDEAVTTMISEVIGKAHAAGIRIGICGQGPSNHPDFAEFLVREGIDSISLNPDTFIRTVPLIAAAEKHLKRPDPV, from the coding sequence ATGGAGCCAGCCATCGAAGAGTCATATGTCACATGGTTTGAGGACATCGGAATGGGGGATGTTCCCGAAGTGGGCGGTAAGAATGCGTCACTGGGTGAACTCACCACATCGTTGCGTTCAGCAGGGGTGAAGGTCCCCGACGGCTTCGCTACGACGTCCGGCGCGTACAGGAAGTTCTTGGCTGCCAACGGACTCGAATCGGTCATCAGTCATTCCATGAGTGAGCTTAGGTCAGGCAGGTTGTCTCTTCGCGAGACGGGGCATGCCATCCGCGACGCAATGTTGGCGGGCGAGTTTCCGTCCGGACTTATTGAGGGCATCAGGCATAACTATCGGCGCCTGGGCGAACGGGCCGGGCAGGAGCGATTGGCGGTAGCTGTCCGCAGCAGCGCAACGGCAGAGGACCTGCCGGATGCCAGTTTTGCCGGGCAACAGGAAACATTCCTGAATATCTCAGGTGAGAGCGCACTCCTGGATGCCTGCCGACGCTGTTTTGTCTCGCTTTTCACTGATCGCGCCATTAGCTACCGGGAGATCAAAGGGTTTGGGCACTTGGACGTGGCACTGTCCATAGGTGTCCAGCGCATGGTTAGATCCGACATCGGAGCGTCAGGGGTGATGTTCTCCATCGATACTGAGTCGGGCTTTCCACAGAGCGTCGTCATCAGCGCGGCCTGGGGATTGGGCGAGACCGTTGTCCAGGGCACCATCAACCCGGACAAGTACCAAGTGTTCAAACCGCTACTTGATAACCCCGCTCTGGTGCCTGTGATCGAGAGATCCGTGGGATCCAAAGAGCGCAAGATGGTGTACCGCTTGGGAGGGACCGCCTCCACGGCGATGGTGGAAACCACCGACAAAGAACGACGTGCCACTGTTCTCCCGGACATCGACATCATCAAGCTCGCGCGGTGGGCCGTGTCCGTGGAAGACCACTACGGACGTCCCATGGACATGGAATGGGCCAAAGACGGCGTCACAGGCGAGCTGTTCATGGTCCAGGCGCGACCGGAAACAGTTCAGGCCCAAAAAAGCGGGACGCTCTTCCGCATGTATCACCTGGGACAGGATGGCCGTCTCCTTGCGTCCGGCGCAGCGGTCGGGAATTCCATAGCCGTAGGCCCCGTCTGCATCATCCGCGATGCCAAGGACATTGAGGCGTTTGTGGATGGGGCCATTTTGGTAACCCGGATGACGGACCCGGACTGGGTTCCCGTGATGAAGCGGGCAGCTGGGATCGTGACTGACCACGGGGGACCCACCAGTCACGCGGCGATTGTGAGCCGTGAGCTAGGCGTTCCCGCCGTGGTGGGTACTGGCGACGCAACTGACGCGCTGGCAGGTAGGGAAGTTGTCACGCTCTCGTGCGCCGAAGGAGAAGAGGGACACGTCTATGACGGGATGCTGGACTTCGAAGTAGAAGAGGTGGACACCGGGAGCCTTTCCGAAACGCGCACGGACATCATGGTCAACATCGCCAGCCCGGCCGCAGCTTTCACCTGGTGGCGTCTTCCCGCTGCAGGAGTCGGCCTGGCGAGGATGGAATTCATCATCAACAACTTGATCCGTGTTCATCCGATGGCCCTTATCCATCCCGAGTTGGTGATGGATGACGCCGAATCAGCTGTTATTGAACAACTGACCAGGGGCTACACCAGCCCCGAGGAGTATTTCGTCAGTGTCCTTGCCACAGGCATAGCCAAGATTGCTGCTCCTTTCCATCCGAAACCAGTGGTTGTCCGGCTCAGCGATTTCAAGAGCAACGAGTATGGACATCTCATCGGCGGCAGCTTCTTCGAACACCCTGAAGAAAACCCCATGCTGGGATTCCGGGGGGCTTCCCGCTACTACAACAAGCACTACCGTGAAGCTTTCGCGTTGGAATGCCTGGCCGTGAAACGCGCACGTGAAGTCATCGGCTTCTCAAACGTCATAGTCATGGTTCCCTTTTGCCGCACAGTGGATGAAGCGGACAAGGTGCTCAATGCGATGTCGGAGAACGGACTTGTGCGTGGAGAGCACGGGCTGCGCGTCTACATGATGTGTGAGATCCCTTCCAACGTGGTGCTGGCGGAACAATTCGCCCGCCGTTTTGATGGGTTCTCCATCGGTTCCAATGATTTGACCCAATTGGTGCTCGGCGTAGACCGTGATTCGGAACAATTGGCAGGGCTCTTCGATGAACGCGATGAAGCCGTGACCACCATGATCTCGGAGGTCATCGGGAAGGCGCATGCAGCAGGAATCCGGATAGGGATCTGTGGTCAAGGTCCAAGCAACCATCCGGATTTTGCGGAGTTTCTTGTCCGTGAAGGCATTGACTCGATTTCACTGAACCCCGATACCTTCATCCGGACGGTCCCCTTGATAGCTGCTGCAGAAAAGCATCTCAAACGGCCGGACCCAGTGTAG
- a CDS encoding ABC transporter ATP-binding protein, whose amino-acid sequence MKNQVAPPRTGTVLSADRLVKRFGDLTAVDDVSFIIRPGETYGLLGPNGAGKTTIISMVAGLIPADSGSVDVAGTRMDPAGTAAKRHLGLVPQELAIYPDLSARENLNFFGRLQGLGRKELASRVDSVLDLLGLAERAGEQTKKYSGGMKRRLNIGIGLLHRPRLLILDEPTVGVDPQSRNSILEAVGNLSSEGTAVLYTTHYMEEAERLCDRIAILDQGRVQAEGTRDELITLTGGLDQITLVGTGRLTAAAEALRSLDGVHRVTDSGEIGLMLTVTDGAALLAGIVTTAARSGMTMASVAVTRPDLESVFLHLTGKALRD is encoded by the coding sequence TTGAAGAATCAGGTGGCACCTCCTCGCACCGGAACAGTCCTGTCAGCAGACCGGCTCGTCAAGAGATTCGGTGACCTGACCGCCGTCGACGACGTCTCCTTCATCATCCGCCCCGGCGAGACTTACGGCCTCCTGGGCCCGAACGGTGCCGGAAAGACCACCATTATCTCCATGGTCGCCGGCCTGATCCCCGCCGATTCCGGGTCAGTAGACGTGGCCGGCACCCGGATGGACCCTGCGGGAACTGCGGCAAAGCGCCATCTTGGTTTGGTACCGCAGGAGCTCGCCATTTATCCGGATCTGTCGGCCCGCGAAAACCTGAACTTCTTCGGCAGGCTCCAAGGACTGGGGCGGAAAGAACTGGCCTCCAGGGTGGACTCAGTCCTGGATCTCCTTGGGCTGGCCGAACGTGCGGGTGAGCAAACCAAAAAGTACTCCGGTGGAATGAAACGTCGTTTGAACATTGGTATCGGTCTGCTGCACCGCCCCCGATTGCTGATCCTCGACGAACCGACGGTTGGTGTCGACCCGCAGTCCCGCAACTCAATTCTTGAGGCGGTGGGAAACCTGTCATCGGAGGGTACGGCTGTCCTTTACACGACCCACTACATGGAAGAGGCCGAGCGCCTCTGTGATCGGATTGCCATTCTTGATCAGGGCCGGGTCCAGGCCGAAGGAACCAGGGACGAACTCATCACGCTAACCGGTGGACTGGACCAGATCACCCTTGTGGGGACCGGACGGCTCACGGCGGCGGCTGAAGCACTCCGGTCACTCGACGGCGTTCATCGCGTCACCGATTCAGGGGAAATCGGGTTGATGCTCACCGTTACGGACGGGGCCGCCCTGCTTGCAGGGATTGTCACCACTGCCGCCCGCTCAGGAATGACCATGGCTTCGGTCGCCGTGACGCGACCGGACCTCGAATCGGTTTTCCTGCATTTGACCGGCAAAGCGCTCAGGGACTGA
- a CDS encoding GyrI-like domain-containing protein → MSILDQQPALIRTSEQPTAVLRERVPMAKLTEFFGRAFGAAMAAVQAQNASPTGPPFAMYHGMPTDSVDVEAGFPVTPNFSAAGEVISGMLPESDALEAVHKGPYDTLEQTYALILERMSAEGLTPSDTMWEFYMSDPEKEPDPAKWQTRVVWPVI, encoded by the coding sequence ATGAGCATCCTCGACCAGCAACCCGCCCTGATTCGAACCTCCGAGCAACCCACTGCAGTGCTCCGCGAGCGGGTCCCCATGGCGAAATTGACGGAATTCTTCGGCCGCGCATTTGGCGCTGCCATGGCGGCCGTCCAAGCCCAGAACGCCAGCCCCACGGGACCCCCGTTCGCCATGTACCACGGGATGCCAACCGACTCCGTCGACGTAGAGGCCGGCTTCCCCGTGACACCGAATTTCTCCGCTGCCGGAGAGGTTATCAGCGGAATGTTGCCGGAGTCGGACGCCCTCGAAGCTGTGCATAAGGGACCTTACGACACCCTCGAGCAGACGTACGCGCTCATCCTCGAGCGAATGAGTGCGGAAGGTTTAACACCCTCAGACACCATGTGGGAGTTCTATATGAGTGACCCCGAAAAGGAACCGGACCCTGCCAAGTGGCAGACGCGAGTTGTCTGGCCCGTCATCTGA
- a CDS encoding pyridoxamine 5'-phosphate oxidase family protein, giving the protein MSDKNIVPEAEVLETEDCWRLLGEANVGRLSVIVNGHPDIFPVNFAVDNNTVVFRTGPGTKQWAMEDDAVVAIEADSVSAEFGIAWSVVAKGGVEEAGSEGPRLDEIRRALFPWQGVGQDHLFRIVPDSVTGRRFDLSAPMSLRTPLNDATRAGLE; this is encoded by the coding sequence ATGAGCGACAAAAACATAGTGCCTGAGGCAGAAGTACTTGAAACGGAAGATTGCTGGAGGCTCCTCGGCGAGGCCAACGTTGGACGACTTTCTGTGATCGTCAACGGCCACCCTGATATCTTTCCCGTGAACTTCGCCGTGGATAACAACACTGTGGTTTTCAGGACCGGGCCGGGAACCAAACAGTGGGCCATGGAGGATGACGCCGTGGTAGCAATCGAAGCGGACTCCGTGAGCGCCGAGTTCGGTATCGCCTGGAGCGTTGTGGCGAAAGGCGGCGTTGAAGAAGCAGGATCGGAGGGCCCCCGTCTTGACGAAATCAGGCGTGCCCTCTTCCCGTGGCAGGGAGTGGGCCAGGACCACCTCTTCAGGATCGTTCCGGATTCAGTAACCGGGAGACGATTCGACCTTTCAGCGCCGATGTCGCTTCGGACTCCACTCAACGACGCAACACGGGCCGGCCTGGAATAG
- a CDS encoding universal stress protein, whose protein sequence is MAGWLDPSKIIVGVDGSDASVEALRQGQRIALALNAPLEAWGCWEMPLGYEGYLAMGIDGFAHDAEERLDKALVEAFGTEKPRNVSSRLVRQSPRAGLVEGSKHASLLVVGRRGHGGFGGLLLGSVSSGCVAHAHCPVLVVHSPEKGH, encoded by the coding sequence ATGGCAGGCTGGCTTGACCCGAGCAAGATCATTGTTGGCGTCGACGGCTCCGACGCATCGGTGGAAGCACTACGCCAGGGACAACGAATTGCGCTGGCCCTCAATGCACCGCTTGAAGCGTGGGGGTGCTGGGAGATGCCGCTGGGATACGAAGGATATCTGGCCATGGGCATAGATGGCTTCGCCCATGATGCCGAGGAACGACTCGATAAGGCACTGGTCGAGGCTTTCGGCACTGAGAAGCCCAGGAACGTCAGTTCCCGCCTTGTTCGGCAGTCTCCCCGTGCAGGGCTTGTTGAGGGCAGCAAACATGCATCACTTCTGGTGGTAGGCCGGCGCGGTCACGGTGGTTTTGGTGGACTTCTCCTCGGTTCGGTCAGTTCGGGCTGCGTTGCTCACGCGCACTGCCCCGTCCTGGTGGTCCACTCCCCGGAGAAGGGTCATTGA
- a CDS encoding flavodoxin domain-containing protein, producing MKALVVYDSGFGNTKSIAEAIAAGLSPLNAKVLPAGQVRSDDISAGDLLVVGSPINGWRPTQKTMEALARLGSRGLSGVVAAGFDTRVKLFIHGDAAKKITKTLKEAGASIVAEPMAFYVKGTEGPLLDGQTSRAAAWGEELLSIATAYGIQRSA from the coding sequence ATGAAAGCACTCGTTGTCTATGATTCCGGCTTTGGCAACACCAAGTCGATCGCTGAGGCCATTGCCGCAGGCCTCAGCCCACTGAACGCGAAAGTCCTGCCGGCCGGTCAGGTGCGATCCGACGACATCTCGGCAGGTGACCTGTTGGTGGTCGGCAGCCCGATCAACGGTTGGCGCCCCACACAGAAAACCATGGAGGCTCTGGCCCGTCTTGGCAGCCGAGGGCTTTCCGGGGTGGTTGCTGCCGGCTTTGATACGAGGGTCAAGCTGTTCATCCATGGTGATGCCGCCAAGAAGATCACAAAGACCCTCAAAGAGGCCGGAGCCAGCATAGTGGCCGAGCCAATGGCCTTCTACGTCAAGGGAACTGAGGGTCCCTTGCTTGACGGACAGACGTCCCGCGCAGCTGCGTGGGGTGAAGAACTCTTGTCCATTGCCACAGCATATGGAATCCAGAGGAGTGCGTGA
- a CDS encoding ABC transporter permease — MRALWTMVGNDFRQRRRDKSVLIFSLIVPLALMGVLSLAFGRLGTGSVDLQPATVVVSVEDSGPLGAALLDSLGSTEAMKVTVREVSPDAVSSETRTSGAALGLVIPAGFSSALATGQPSTLQLIEGSGSVLETSVLISIVTGIVERFTAASVTETAAGLGGISPDMAAGIGRIAVSGEPILHVREGVAATGQLSLRAGLVAGQTGLFLLFTVGFGVLGLLAEKEQGTLGRIRSTAVPQWTVVAAKAVVGFSLGVAASAVLLASGTLLFGVDFGSPAVVVLLVLAAAAAATSLTFIVAKVVRSAEQANVAQSIIAMVLGIAGGAFFPIQASGFMAVLMDLNPVGAFIRGLGISAGGGGVAEVAVPLMTMWGFAAACVLTARFLPDRGAKT; from the coding sequence ATGCGAGCGCTCTGGACCATGGTCGGCAATGATTTTCGTCAACGCCGGAGGGATAAGTCAGTGCTCATCTTCTCACTCATCGTCCCGTTGGCACTGATGGGCGTGCTGAGCCTGGCTTTTGGCCGACTGGGTACCGGCAGCGTCGACCTGCAACCAGCCACGGTCGTAGTGAGCGTCGAAGACTCCGGCCCGCTCGGAGCTGCGCTGCTGGATTCACTGGGGTCCACAGAAGCCATGAAGGTCACTGTCCGTGAGGTGTCACCAGATGCCGTGAGCTCGGAAACCCGCACGTCGGGCGCCGCCCTGGGACTGGTCATCCCGGCCGGTTTCAGTTCCGCACTGGCTACCGGGCAGCCATCCACCCTCCAACTGATCGAAGGCAGCGGCTCAGTCCTCGAGACGAGTGTCCTGATCTCAATCGTGACTGGAATCGTGGAGCGGTTCACTGCCGCGTCGGTAACGGAGACGGCTGCGGGACTAGGTGGGATCTCCCCTGATATGGCAGCGGGCATTGGGCGTATCGCGGTGTCCGGCGAACCAATCCTCCATGTAAGGGAAGGAGTTGCCGCAACGGGTCAGTTGTCACTTCGGGCCGGCCTGGTGGCCGGTCAAACGGGTTTGTTCCTCTTGTTCACAGTAGGGTTTGGTGTCCTTGGACTGTTGGCGGAAAAGGAGCAGGGAACCCTCGGCCGGATCAGGTCCACAGCTGTGCCGCAGTGGACCGTCGTTGCCGCCAAAGCTGTTGTTGGTTTCTCTCTGGGAGTCGCCGCCAGTGCCGTGCTGCTTGCCAGCGGCACGCTCCTTTTCGGCGTTGACTTCGGGTCCCCCGCCGTTGTGGTCTTGCTGGTCCTCGCCGCAGCGGCCGCAGCCACCAGCTTGACCTTCATCGTGGCCAAGGTGGTTCGGTCAGCCGAGCAGGCCAATGTGGCGCAATCCATAATTGCCATGGTGTTGGGTATCGCGGGAGGCGCCTTCTTTCCCATCCAGGCGTCAGGATTCATGGCGGTCCTCATGGACCTGAACCCGGTGGGAGCCTTCATCCGGGGCTTGGGAATCTCGGCCGGTGGCGGCGGCGTCGCAGAAGTCGCCGTGCCCTTGATGACGATGTGGGGATTCGCGGCCGCATGCGTCCTCACGGCCCGCTTCCTGCCGGACCGGGGCGCCAAGACGTGA
- a CDS encoding DUF3040 domain-containing protein, protein MALSEFERLELDNISQGLLEEDPRLAALMSLEDLDRRRWKGIKRGCLAALGGLGLLLVSFPLGSLALGVVGFLVMGGGTYWATLFMGDRPMRWRPRTRENAHEKNKEQS, encoded by the coding sequence ATGGCACTTTCGGAGTTCGAACGGCTCGAACTGGACAACATTTCGCAGGGTCTTCTGGAGGAGGACCCCAGGCTGGCAGCACTCATGAGCCTGGAAGACCTCGATCGACGCCGCTGGAAGGGCATAAAGCGAGGCTGCCTTGCTGCGCTCGGCGGGCTCGGACTGCTGCTGGTGAGTTTCCCACTAGGCAGTTTGGCACTCGGTGTGGTGGGTTTCCTCGTGATGGGTGGGGGGACGTACTGGGCAACCCTTTTCATGGGTGACCGCCCTATGCGGTGGAGGCCGCGCACCCGGGAAAACGCCCACGAGAAGAACAAGGAACAGTCATGA
- a CDS encoding ABC transporter permease, which translates to MKVIFAIAGVEVRRFLRDRSNIFFVFIFPLLLILLLGTQFGSSNSETRVALGGGSGTVLESSISEQLEADGMQVESGTAQVVREQLGRGRADVGVIISPEAAAAFNDGRVADLEILTASQASAQAALQEVKGSLMAISVRHSQRAALEQAGLPAEAAASALAQAKEAVQAPRVDIVDTDNTSQEFRGLGVFDLGAVQQLLLFIFLSSLTGAATLIQARRFGVIPRTMAAPVTSGQTIIGQAAGRFGIASVQGAYILVGTALLFGVDWGNLWLTALVLLAFSAVAAAAAMIIGSLLDHDGAATGIGIGAGLVLAGLGGCMVPPEFFAEPLQSISWLTPHRWAYDALAAIQRRDASFSDILPGLGVLAGMAAVLLFCGAWFLRRSLRRAL; encoded by the coding sequence GTGAAAGTGATCTTCGCCATCGCCGGCGTGGAAGTGCGGCGCTTCCTGCGGGACCGATCCAACATCTTCTTCGTCTTCATCTTCCCGCTCCTGTTGATTCTGTTGTTGGGCACCCAGTTCGGCTCCAGCAACAGCGAAACCCGGGTTGCATTGGGCGGTGGTTCCGGCACGGTTCTGGAATCGTCGATATCAGAACAGTTGGAAGCCGACGGCATGCAGGTGGAATCCGGTACTGCGCAAGTGGTGCGCGAACAACTGGGGCGCGGAAGGGCCGACGTCGGGGTCATCATCAGCCCCGAAGCGGCAGCCGCGTTCAATGACGGACGCGTAGCGGATCTGGAAATTCTGACGGCATCGCAGGCTTCGGCCCAAGCGGCATTGCAGGAGGTCAAGGGCTCCCTGATGGCCATCAGCGTGCGGCACAGCCAGCGCGCCGCCTTGGAACAGGCAGGCCTGCCGGCAGAGGCCGCGGCATCCGCCTTGGCCCAGGCGAAAGAAGCTGTTCAGGCACCCCGGGTAGACATTGTGGACACCGACAACACCTCCCAGGAGTTCCGCGGACTCGGAGTCTTCGATCTTGGGGCGGTACAGCAACTGCTGCTGTTCATCTTTCTCAGTTCCCTCACCGGTGCCGCCACGCTGATCCAGGCCCGCCGGTTCGGCGTCATCCCGCGCACCATGGCAGCACCTGTGACCAGCGGTCAGACGATCATCGGCCAGGCAGCAGGAAGGTTTGGGATCGCCTCGGTTCAAGGTGCATACATCCTGGTTGGTACGGCTCTGCTCTTCGGCGTCGATTGGGGCAACCTCTGGCTCACCGCACTGGTACTTCTGGCCTTCAGCGCGGTAGCGGCCGCAGCGGCCATGATCATCGGCTCGCTCTTGGATCACGACGGCGCCGCAACAGGGATCGGCATAGGCGCAGGTCTCGTACTGGCTGGTCTGGGCGGCTGCATGGTGCCTCCGGAGTTCTTCGCCGAACCACTCCAATCAATATCGTGGCTCACCCCTCACCGGTGGGCATATGACGCCCTGGCCGCCATCCAGCGGCGGGACGCCTCCTTCTCCGACATCCTGCCTGGCCTGGGCGTTCTGGCAGGGATGGCCGCGGTTCTCCTCTTTTGTGGTGCATGGTTCCTCCGGCGCAGCCTCCGAAGGGCGCTATGA
- a CDS encoding DUF5655 domain-containing protein translates to MTTVLPADAVAFFNGSPQGLAICEAVFAIAGGLGDFQVHVSKSQVALRRHRGFAYLWRPHKYVHSGVPAVLSLALPYKLDSPRFKEIAHPAPSVWMHHVELHNPALVDAEVAKWIKEAFETA, encoded by the coding sequence ATGACCACGGTCCTGCCCGCGGATGCTGTTGCCTTCTTCAACGGATCCCCTCAAGGTCTCGCGATCTGTGAGGCCGTCTTTGCCATCGCCGGTGGACTCGGTGATTTTCAGGTCCACGTCTCCAAGAGCCAGGTCGCCCTACGGCGGCATCGTGGGTTTGCCTACTTGTGGCGACCGCACAAGTACGTCCATTCGGGGGTACCGGCCGTGTTGTCGTTGGCGTTGCCCTATAAGCTCGACTCCCCAAGGTTCAAAGAAATAGCTCATCCTGCTCCTTCCGTGTGGATGCATCACGTGGAACTCCACAACCCCGCCTTGGTCGACGCCGAGGTTGCGAAGTGGATCAAGGAGGCCTTTGAGACGGCATAG